The Xanthomonas indica genome has a segment encoding these proteins:
- the mmuM gene encoding homocysteine S-methyltransferase, whose protein sequence is MPHNPLAALLAEDRCLVLDGALATELERRGCDLADPLWSAKILLEQPQLIRQVHQDYFAAGAQCAITASYQATPQGFAARGIDLAQAQRLIARSVELAQQAREVHLGLHPQAGTLLVAGSVGPYGAFLANGAEYRGDYVLAPARMRAFHHPRIAALVEAGVDLLACETQPSLAEMAALLEVIEAFPQTVAWFACTLRDAMHLSDGTPWRDVVALLDGHPQVVALGVNCVAPSLSTAALRHLATLTRLPLVVYPNAGERYDADRKCWQADGADAGTLADHLDAWRAAGARLIGGCCRTTPQDIAQLARRLAAA, encoded by the coding sequence ATGCCGCACAACCCGCTCGCCGCGCTGCTGGCCGAGGACCGCTGCCTGGTGCTCGACGGCGCGCTGGCCACCGAACTGGAACGGCGCGGCTGCGATCTCGCCGATCCGCTGTGGTCGGCGAAGATCCTGCTGGAGCAGCCGCAGCTGATCCGCCAGGTGCACCAGGACTATTTCGCCGCCGGTGCGCAGTGCGCGATCACCGCCAGCTACCAGGCCACGCCGCAGGGCTTTGCCGCGCGTGGCATCGACCTGGCGCAAGCGCAGCGCTTGATCGCGCGCAGCGTCGAACTGGCGCAGCAGGCGCGGGAGGTCCATCTCGGGCTGCATCCGCAGGCGGGGACCTTGCTGGTGGCCGGCTCGGTCGGTCCGTATGGCGCCTTCCTGGCCAATGGCGCGGAGTATCGCGGCGACTACGTGCTGGCACCGGCACGGATGCGCGCGTTCCACCATCCGCGCATCGCCGCGTTGGTGGAGGCGGGCGTGGACCTGCTGGCCTGCGAAACGCAGCCGTCGCTGGCGGAAATGGCGGCGTTGCTGGAAGTGATAGAGGCGTTCCCGCAGACCGTCGCCTGGTTCGCCTGCACGCTGCGCGATGCGATGCACCTCAGCGACGGCACGCCGTGGCGCGACGTGGTGGCCTTGCTCGACGGCCATCCGCAGGTGGTCGCGCTGGGCGTCAACTGCGTCGCCCCGTCGCTGTCCACCGCGGCGTTGCGCCATCTGGCGACACTGACCCGGTTGCCTTTGGTGGTGTATCCGAACGCGGGCGAGCGCTACGACGCCGACCGCAAATGCTGGCAGGCCGACGGTGCCGATGCCGGCACCCTGGCCGATCACCTCGATGCCTGGCGTGCGGCCGGTGCCCGCCTGATCGGCGGTTGCTGCCGCACCACACCGCAGGACATCGCGCAGCTGGCGCGGCGGCTGGCAGCGGCGTAG
- a CDS encoding DUF885 family protein, which yields MPPRFPRLLSLAIATALSLSLAAPADAAKKKTTKQTTAQTRAKASKARKARPAPAPVVLTKAQQLNKLYDDYWEASLKLNPLQATFQGDSRYNDQLPNFLSAAFRQQSHDFTVEWLGKAEAIGKDGLTGQDLLSYEIFVGDARNALEAEKYPSWMQPVNQFYNVGSIMVMLGSGTGAQPFRTVKDYDNWSRRALGIPALFDQAIANMREGMKAGVVQPRALMEKVLPQLDAIIKPTAEESLFWGPVRNLPADIPEAEKQRITAEYKRMIEYRIMPAYRSLRGFIATEYLPATRTTAGVGALPGGDAWYAWNVRQSTTTDLTPAQIHQIGLDEVARIQGQIQAVMKQVRFRGSMQKFFKFMQTDKRFTFKSEDELLTYYRGLEGRVDAAVPRMFSLKPKAAFEIRPVEPYRAQSAASGSYMRPSEDGRPGIFYVNTYDLPSRKTWDAEDLYLHEAIPGHHFQLGLQQELTNLPKFRRFGGETAFIEGWGLYAESLGKDLGLYQDPYNYFGYLQNELWRAIRLVVDTGLHSKGWTREQVIDYMLQNSATSRTDAEAEAERYMAIPGQALSYKIGEMKIMQLRDYARAQLGDKFDIREFHAEVLKDGSVPLNVLQEKIERWVASKKG from the coding sequence ATGCCGCCCCGCTTTCCCCGCCTGCTGTCCCTTGCCATCGCCACCGCCCTGAGTCTGTCGCTGGCGGCCCCGGCGGACGCGGCCAAGAAGAAGACCACCAAGCAGACCACCGCGCAGACCCGCGCCAAGGCCAGCAAGGCGCGCAAGGCGCGGCCGGCACCGGCCCCGGTGGTGCTGACCAAGGCGCAGCAACTGAACAAGTTGTACGACGATTACTGGGAGGCCTCGCTCAAGCTCAACCCGCTGCAGGCCACCTTCCAGGGCGACAGCCGCTACAACGACCAGCTGCCGAACTTCCTCTCGGCCGCGTTCCGCCAGCAGTCGCACGACTTCACCGTGGAGTGGCTGGGCAAGGCCGAGGCGATCGGCAAGGACGGGCTGACCGGGCAGGACCTGCTCAGCTACGAGATCTTCGTCGGCGACGCGCGCAACGCGCTGGAGGCGGAGAAGTACCCGAGCTGGATGCAGCCGGTGAACCAGTTCTACAACGTCGGCAGCATCATGGTGATGCTCGGCTCCGGCACCGGCGCGCAGCCGTTCCGCACGGTCAAGGACTACGACAACTGGTCGCGGCGCGCGCTCGGCATCCCGGCGCTGTTCGACCAGGCCATCGCCAACATGCGCGAAGGCATGAAGGCCGGCGTGGTGCAGCCGCGCGCGCTGATGGAGAAGGTGCTGCCGCAGCTGGATGCGATCATCAAGCCCACCGCCGAGGAGAGCCTGTTCTGGGGGCCGGTGCGCAACCTGCCGGCGGACATCCCCGAGGCCGAGAAGCAGCGCATCACCGCCGAGTACAAGCGCATGATCGAGTACCGCATCATGCCCGCCTACCGCTCGCTGCGCGGCTTCATCGCCACCGAGTACCTGCCGGCCACGCGTACCACCGCCGGCGTCGGCGCCCTGCCCGGCGGCGACGCCTGGTACGCCTGGAACGTGCGCCAGAGCACCACCACCGACCTGACCCCGGCCCAGATCCACCAGATCGGCCTGGACGAGGTGGCGCGCATCCAGGGCCAGATCCAGGCGGTGATGAAGCAGGTGCGCTTCCGCGGCTCGATGCAGAAGTTCTTCAAGTTCATGCAGACCGACAAGCGCTTCACCTTCAAGAGCGAGGACGAGCTGCTGACCTACTACCGCGGCCTGGAAGGCCGGGTCGACGCGGCGGTGCCGCGCATGTTCTCGCTCAAGCCCAAGGCCGCGTTCGAGATCCGCCCGGTGGAACCGTACCGCGCGCAGTCGGCCGCCAGCGGCTCGTACATGCGCCCCAGCGAGGACGGCCGCCCCGGCATCTTCTACGTCAACACCTACGACCTGCCCAGCCGCAAGACCTGGGATGCGGAAGACCTGTACCTGCACGAGGCCATTCCCGGCCACCACTTCCAGCTCGGCCTGCAGCAGGAGCTGACCAACCTGCCGAAGTTCCGCCGCTTCGGCGGCGAGACCGCCTTCATCGAAGGCTGGGGCCTGTACGCCGAATCGCTGGGCAAGGACCTGGGCCTGTACCAAGACCCGTACAATTACTTCGGCTACCTGCAGAACGAGCTGTGGCGCGCGATCCGCCTGGTGGTGGACACCGGCCTGCACAGCAAGGGCTGGACCCGCGAGCAGGTGATCGACTACATGCTGCAGAACTCGGCCACCAGCCGCACCGATGCCGAGGCCGAAGCCGAGCGCTACATGGCCATCCCCGGCCAGGCGCTGTCCTACAAGATCGGCGAGATGAAGATCATGCAGCTGCGCGACTACGCCCGCGCGCAACTGGGCGACAAGTTCGACATCCGCGAATTCCATGCCGAAGTGCTGAAGGACGGCTCGGTGCCGCTGAACGTGCTGCAGGAAAAGATCGAGCGCTGGGTGGCGAGCAAGAAGGGATGA
- a CDS encoding queuosine precursor transporter: MRRGTLDDRAVRLFIALAAFFCVNAALAEFIGVKIFALEDTLGIAPLNWNLFGQTGSMNFTAGTLLWPLVFILTDTINEFFGRRGVRFISWLAVALIGYGFLFAFAAIALAPAGFWVTAAQSQGVPDYQAAFAAVFGQGMWTIAGSLVAFMAGQLIDVAVFHRIRSVTGEKHVWLRATGSTAVSQLIDSFVVIYIAFVLGPQHWSMQLFLAVSTLNYICKMLLAVLLIPLLYLMRRLITDYLTPERAEQLREEAAAD; this comes from the coding sequence ATGCGCCGCGGCACGCTCGACGATCGCGCGGTCCGTCTGTTCATCGCCCTGGCGGCGTTCTTCTGCGTCAATGCCGCGCTGGCCGAGTTCATCGGGGTCAAGATCTTCGCCCTGGAAGACACCCTGGGCATCGCCCCGCTGAACTGGAACCTGTTCGGGCAGACCGGCTCGATGAACTTCACCGCCGGCACCCTGCTGTGGCCGCTGGTGTTCATCCTCACCGACACCATCAACGAATTCTTCGGCCGCCGCGGCGTGCGCTTCATCTCCTGGCTGGCGGTGGCGCTGATCGGCTATGGCTTCCTGTTCGCCTTCGCCGCGATCGCGCTGGCCCCGGCCGGGTTCTGGGTCACCGCGGCGCAGAGCCAGGGCGTGCCCGACTACCAGGCCGCGTTTGCCGCGGTGTTCGGCCAGGGCATGTGGACCATCGCCGGCTCGCTGGTCGCGTTCATGGCCGGCCAGTTGATCGACGTGGCGGTGTTCCACCGCATCCGCAGCGTGACCGGCGAGAAGCACGTGTGGCTGCGCGCCACCGGCTCCACCGCGGTCTCGCAGCTGATCGACAGCTTCGTGGTGATCTACATCGCCTTCGTGCTCGGCCCGCAGCACTGGTCGATGCAGCTGTTCCTGGCAGTGAGCACGCTGAACTACATCTGCAAGATGCTGCTGGCGGTGCTGCTGATCCCGTTGCTGTACCTGATGCGGCGGCTGATCACCGACTACCTGACCCCCGAGCGCGCCGAACAGCTGCGCGAGGAAGCGGCTGCCGACTGA
- a CDS encoding DUF502 domain-containing protein: MSPDLAAPAPRPSLQRLFFTGLLTLLPIWLTWVVVKFVFVLLSGISSPWVVPLSVRIAASFPRELGWATAQWVQNTIALIATLAVILLVGILSRRMIGQRLLRWFEAVMRRIPLASVVYDSVRKLVDILQTQPGSTQRVVLIDFPHRDMKSVGLVTRVIKEHGTGRELAAVYVPTTPNPTSGYLEIVPVELLTPTDWSVDQAMSFIISGGAVAPESVPFTRTVDR, translated from the coding sequence ATGTCGCCCGATCTCGCCGCCCCCGCTCCGCGCCCGTCCCTGCAACGGCTGTTCTTCACCGGCCTGCTGACCCTGTTGCCGATCTGGCTGACCTGGGTCGTGGTCAAGTTCGTGTTCGTGCTGCTCTCGGGGATCAGCAGCCCCTGGGTGGTGCCGCTGTCGGTGCGCATCGCCGCCTCGTTCCCGCGCGAGCTGGGCTGGGCCACCGCGCAATGGGTGCAGAACACCATCGCCCTGATCGCCACCCTGGCGGTGATCCTGCTGGTCGGCATCCTCAGCAGGCGCATGATCGGCCAGCGCCTGCTGCGCTGGTTCGAGGCGGTGATGCGCCGCATCCCGCTGGCCAGCGTGGTCTACGACAGCGTGCGCAAGCTGGTGGACATCCTGCAGACCCAGCCCGGCAGCACCCAGCGCGTGGTGCTGATCGACTTCCCGCACCGGGACATGAAGTCGGTGGGTCTGGTGACGCGGGTGATCAAGGAACACGGCACCGGCCGCGAACTGGCCGCGGTGTACGTGCCGACCACGCCCAACCCGACCTCCGGCTACCTGGAGATCGTGCCGGTGGAGCTGCTCACGCCCACCGACTGGAGCGTGGACCAGGCGATGAGCTTCATCATCTCCGGCGGCGCGGTGGCGCCGGAGAGCGTGCCGTTCACCCGGACCGTGGACCGCTGA
- a CDS encoding DUF4442 domain-containing protein — MKPSLFRLGLNLWPPFLFAGIHVTALSADYRHARVELRMRPWNRNYVGTHFGGSLFAMTDPFWMLLTMQNLGRDYYVWDKAGSIEFVRPGRGTVSAQFDLDQALLDELRAATASGDKHLRWFETDVVDAQGEVVARVRKQVYVKRKPPR; from the coding sequence ATGAAGCCATCGCTGTTCCGCCTGGGCCTGAACCTGTGGCCGCCGTTCCTGTTCGCCGGCATCCATGTGACCGCGCTGAGCGCCGACTACCGCCATGCGCGGGTCGAACTACGCATGCGCCCCTGGAACCGCAACTACGTCGGGACGCATTTCGGCGGCAGCCTGTTCGCCATGACCGACCCGTTCTGGATGCTGCTGACCATGCAGAACCTGGGACGCGACTACTACGTCTGGGACAAGGCCGGCAGCATCGAGTTCGTGCGCCCGGGCCGCGGCACGGTCAGCGCGCAATTCGACCTGGACCAGGCCCTGTTGGACGAGCTGCGCGCGGCCACCGCCAGCGGCGACAAGCACCTGCGCTGGTTCGAGACCGACGTCGTCGACGCGCAGGGCGAGGTGGTGGCGCGGGTGCGCAAGCAGGTGTACGTCAAGCGCAAGCCGCCGCGCTAG
- a CDS encoding CHASE2 domain-containing protein — protein sequence MSAALLRRVLAALAAAALAAALSLGDVTGRLDNALYDAAIAQAPRPADPRLLLIAIDDRSLQALGQWPWRRDLHARLLDRLTAAGTERVALDLLFSEPDQQHPDDDARLAAALRRNGRTVLPVIGSVSDADMPQELLPIPAIASAAAALAHTDLAVDADGIARGVYLRAGLGSAHWPALAAALTGRALPPAPATPNAPYAWHRADYVGLHFAAPSAPFAQVSYVDVAQGRIPPQSLRARLAIVGVTATGLGQRVMTPMSDARWMSAPEYQANIAAMLLRGDPILPSSRTAQVAGSALLVLLACLGTHCAGWRRRRWLAPLASMAVIAGGSLLWLLVSHRWFAPGAALLALAVVAAGQLCLHAARWRRQARRDALTGLVNRHGFEQAFAQALDEARRSGRPLTLIIVDVDHFKRYNDTLGHRTGDRALKLVAAAVARHARHPREVAARFGGDEFAMILPATDATDAGRIAAALVEEIRGLSLRAPNGSVAITASLGVHSATATALTSERAFFESADAALYRVKRGGRDGYALSDAPPEHHTHASGTLPRSDPPTAAP from the coding sequence GTGAGCGCCGCGCTGCTGCGGCGCGTGCTGGCGGCGCTCGCCGCAGCCGCACTGGCCGCGGCCCTGAGCCTGGGCGATGTCACCGGGCGGCTGGACAACGCGCTGTACGACGCGGCGATCGCGCAGGCGCCGCGCCCGGCCGATCCGCGCCTGCTGCTGATCGCCATCGACGACCGCAGCCTGCAGGCACTGGGCCAGTGGCCATGGCGACGCGACCTGCACGCGCGCCTGCTCGACCGGCTCACCGCAGCGGGCACCGAGCGGGTGGCGCTGGACCTGCTGTTCAGCGAACCCGACCAGCAACACCCGGACGACGACGCACGCCTGGCTGCGGCGCTGCGGCGCAATGGCCGCACCGTGCTGCCGGTGATCGGCAGCGTCAGCGATGCCGACATGCCGCAGGAACTGCTGCCGATCCCAGCCATCGCCAGCGCCGCGGCGGCGCTGGCGCACACCGATCTCGCCGTCGATGCCGACGGCATCGCGCGCGGCGTCTACCTGCGCGCCGGGCTCGGCAGCGCGCACTGGCCGGCGCTGGCCGCGGCCCTCACCGGCCGCGCGCTGCCGCCGGCGCCGGCCACCCCCAACGCCCCCTATGCCTGGCATCGCGCCGACTACGTCGGCCTGCATTTCGCCGCGCCGTCGGCACCGTTCGCGCAGGTGTCCTACGTCGACGTCGCGCAGGGCCGGATCCCGCCGCAGTCCCTGCGCGCACGCCTGGCGATCGTCGGCGTCACCGCCACCGGCCTGGGGCAGCGGGTGATGACGCCGATGTCCGATGCGCGCTGGATGAGCGCGCCCGAGTACCAGGCCAACATCGCGGCGATGCTGTTGCGCGGCGACCCGATCCTGCCGTCGTCGCGCACGGCCCAGGTGGCCGGGTCCGCGCTGCTGGTGCTGCTGGCCTGCCTGGGAACGCACTGCGCCGGCTGGCGGAGACGGCGCTGGCTGGCACCGCTGGCGAGCATGGCGGTGATCGCCGGCGGCAGCCTGCTGTGGCTGCTGGTCAGCCACCGCTGGTTCGCGCCGGGGGCGGCCCTGCTCGCCCTGGCCGTCGTCGCCGCCGGCCAGTTGTGCCTGCACGCGGCACGCTGGCGCCGCCAGGCGCGTCGCGACGCCCTGACCGGGCTGGTCAACCGTCACGGCTTCGAACAGGCCTTCGCCCAGGCCCTGGACGAGGCGCGGCGCAGTGGCCGGCCGCTGACGCTGATCATCGTCGATGTGGATCATTTCAAGCGCTACAACGACACCCTGGGCCATCGCACCGGCGACCGCGCACTGAAGCTGGTGGCCGCCGCGGTGGCACGGCATGCGCGACATCCGCGCGAGGTCGCCGCGCGCTTCGGCGGCGACGAGTTCGCCATGATCCTGCCCGCCACCGACGCCACCGATGCCGGCCGCATCGCCGCGGCGCTGGTCGAGGAGATCCGCGGGCTGTCGCTGCGCGCGCCGAACGGCAGCGTCGCCATCACCGCCAGCCTGGGCGTGCACAGCGCCACGGCGACAGCGCTCACGTCCGAGCGCGCCTTTTTCGAATCTGCCGACGCCGCGCTGTACCGGGTCAAGCGCGGCGGACGCGACGGCTACGCGCTCAGCGACGCGCCGCCAGAGCACCATACGCATGCGTCTGGTACCCTGCCGCGCTCCGATCCACCCACTGCCGCGCCATGA
- a CDS encoding FecR domain-containing protein: MRRLVGLLCWIGLLLAPAAMAQDWHYRVRPGDTLWDLGRRYLRPDVDWMLLGQHNQVADPYRLAPGARLRFPIAWLRVQPAPARLVALRGQISVQTADRATLSAQEGMPLPIGSALQTGADASATVQFADGSRMQVRENSLIRFDQLIRYGATGMVDTRVRLEKGRTSNDVIPANGPASRYIIQTPSSTSSVRGTRFRVGAGDGHQLAATEVLQGAVRVAGGGGQRLLQPGEAARVGAGAAPLPEPLLPAPVLDLARSRLQHPPYLLAWTPLAGASRYRLEALDAQQREILRYARETEASELVLDDLPPGDLRLLLRGVTATGVEGRDAEQPLLVSATPLPPLTVQPLQQQRLRIARPRFAWTRNPEATSSVLQLARDAQFHDLLLEQETDATHLRAPQPLPPGTYFWRLASRDAQGRQGPFGQALTLHLSDTPVDPGLAPAQAERGTLTLRWQPDPDARHYRVQLARDPGFRRGLLERTVTQPQVALPRPRRGTWYVRIQTLDAEGEAAPFSTPQTLDLPCRYCKLGTAGGALLLWLAL; this comes from the coding sequence ATGCGCCGGCTTGTCGGCCTGCTGTGCTGGATCGGCCTGCTGCTCGCTCCTGCCGCGATGGCGCAGGACTGGCACTACCGGGTGCGCCCCGGCGACACGCTGTGGGACCTGGGCCGGCGCTATCTGCGCCCGGACGTGGACTGGATGCTGCTAGGCCAGCACAACCAGGTGGCCGATCCGTACCGGTTGGCGCCGGGGGCGCGGCTGCGCTTCCCGATCGCCTGGCTGCGGGTGCAGCCGGCGCCGGCGCGGTTGGTCGCGCTGCGTGGCCAGATCAGCGTGCAGACCGCCGACCGCGCGACGCTGTCGGCGCAGGAAGGCATGCCGCTGCCGATCGGCAGCGCGCTGCAGACCGGCGCCGACGCCAGTGCCACCGTGCAGTTCGCCGACGGCTCGCGCATGCAGGTGCGCGAGAACAGCCTGATCCGCTTCGACCAATTGATCCGCTACGGTGCCACCGGCATGGTCGACACGCGGGTACGGCTGGAGAAAGGCCGCACCAGCAACGATGTCATCCCCGCCAACGGCCCCGCCTCGCGCTACATCATCCAGACCCCGAGCAGCACCAGCAGCGTGCGCGGCACCCGCTTCCGCGTCGGCGCCGGCGACGGCCACCAGCTCGCCGCCACCGAGGTGCTGCAGGGCGCGGTGCGGGTGGCCGGCGGCGGCGGCCAGCGCCTGCTGCAGCCGGGCGAGGCGGCGCGGGTCGGCGCGGGGGCGGCGCCGCTGCCGGAACCGCTGCTGCCGGCACCGGTCCTGGACCTGGCGCGCAGCCGCCTGCAACACCCGCCCTACCTGCTGGCGTGGACGCCGCTGGCCGGCGCCAGCCGCTACCGTCTCGAGGCACTGGATGCGCAGCAGCGCGAAATCCTGCGCTACGCCCGCGAGACCGAGGCCAGCGAGCTGGTGCTGGACGACTTGCCCCCCGGGGATCTGCGGCTGTTGCTGCGCGGCGTCACCGCCACCGGCGTGGAAGGCCGGGACGCCGAGCAGCCGCTGCTGGTCTCGGCCACGCCGCTGCCGCCGCTGACCGTGCAACCGCTGCAGCAGCAGCGACTGCGCATCGCGCGGCCGCGTTTCGCCTGGACCCGCAACCCGGAGGCGACCAGCAGCGTGCTGCAGCTGGCGCGCGATGCGCAGTTCCACGACCTGCTGCTGGAGCAGGAGACCGACGCGACCCATCTGCGCGCGCCGCAGCCCCTGCCGCCCGGCACCTACTTCTGGCGCCTGGCCTCGCGCGATGCGCAAGGCCGGCAAGGTCCGTTCGGGCAGGCGCTGACGCTGCATCTCAGCGATACGCCGGTCGATCCCGGCCTGGCGCCGGCGCAGGCCGAGCGCGGCACGCTGACCCTGCGCTGGCAGCCCGACCCGGACGCGCGCCATTACCGGGTCCAGTTGGCGCGCGATCCCGGGTTCCGCCGCGGCCTGCTCGAACGCACCGTGACGCAGCCGCAGGTCGCGCTGCCGCGGCCGCGGCGCGGCACCTGGTACGTCCGCATCCAGACCCTGGACGCGGAGGGCGAGGCCGCGCCGTTCTCGACGCCGCAGACGCTGGACCTGCCCTGCCGCTACTGCAAGCTCGGCACGGCCGGCGGCGCGCTGCTGCTATGGCTGGCGTTGTGA
- the trxA gene encoding thioredoxin, with product MSDTPHVFDAKTETFEADVLQRSLQTPVLVDFWAPWCGPCKTLSPILEKLAAEYNGGFVLAKVDVDQEQQIAAAFQIRSVPTVFLVKGGQLVDGFPGALPEGQLREFLTQHGIAPLAAQEPAEAVPAAPLDPHAEVQRLREAVAAEPDKDELKLDLALALVKVGAAAEAEALIDALPANLATDERAVRARARLGFVGALQAAPPLETLQATLAQDPGDLKARYLLGVRHLVGGDDAAALEQFLEMLRQDRTFEDGLPKKALIDAFRVIEDEDLVGQYRRKMSALLF from the coding sequence ATGTCCGACACGCCCCACGTTTTCGACGCCAAGACCGAGACCTTCGAAGCCGACGTGCTGCAGCGCTCGCTGCAGACGCCGGTGCTGGTGGACTTCTGGGCGCCCTGGTGCGGCCCGTGCAAGACCCTGAGCCCGATCCTGGAAAAGCTGGCCGCCGAGTACAACGGCGGTTTCGTGCTGGCCAAGGTCGACGTGGACCAGGAGCAGCAGATTGCCGCGGCGTTCCAGATCCGCTCGGTGCCGACGGTGTTCCTGGTCAAGGGCGGGCAACTGGTCGACGGCTTCCCCGGCGCGCTGCCCGAGGGCCAGTTGCGAGAGTTCCTGACCCAGCACGGGATCGCGCCACTGGCCGCACAGGAACCGGCCGAGGCCGTGCCGGCCGCGCCGCTGGATCCGCACGCCGAGGTGCAGCGCCTGCGCGAGGCGGTGGCGGCCGAGCCGGACAAGGACGAACTGAAGCTGGACCTGGCCCTGGCCCTGGTCAAGGTCGGCGCCGCCGCCGAGGCCGAGGCGCTGATCGACGCGCTGCCGGCCAACCTGGCCACCGACGAGCGCGCGGTGCGGGCGCGGGCGCGGCTGGGCTTCGTCGGCGCGCTGCAGGCGGCGCCGCCGCTGGAGACGCTGCAGGCCACGCTGGCGCAGGATCCGGGCGATCTCAAGGCGCGCTACCTGCTGGGCGTGCGCCACCTGGTCGGCGGCGACGACGCAGCCGCGCTGGAGCAATTCCTGGAGATGCTGCGCCAGGACCGCACGTTCGAGGATGGCCTGCCCAAGAAGGCGCTGATCGATGCGTTCCGGGTGATCGAGGACGAGGACCTGGTGGGGCAGTACCGCCGCAAGATGTCCGCCCTGTTGTTCTGA
- a CDS encoding DUF998 domain-containing protein: MGEVSERVMRWVGPLLTVAAVAAMLGFGAVLPGYLPWSHPLALLGARGIPHAWAFNLLAFVLPGCLALALALRLLRRAGRHAPWSLRVGGQLLLLAGLAFASMGLLPLDPTDLEARATQLHASAWLLWVVALVAAAALLGLGARRDPAARGWAALALGMALLVALGAFALDRLLSPALAQRLVFLLWWGWLALLACWPGPQAVAHRG, from the coding sequence ATGGGCGAGGTGAGCGAACGGGTGATGCGCTGGGTCGGGCCGCTGCTGACGGTGGCCGCGGTGGCGGCGATGCTGGGCTTCGGCGCGGTGCTGCCCGGGTATCTGCCGTGGTCGCATCCGCTGGCCTTGCTTGGAGCGCGCGGCATCCCGCATGCCTGGGCGTTCAATCTGCTGGCGTTCGTGCTGCCCGGATGCCTGGCGCTGGCACTGGCGCTGCGGCTGCTGCGCCGCGCCGGCCGCCACGCGCCCTGGTCGCTGCGGGTCGGCGGGCAACTGCTGCTGTTGGCCGGCCTGGCCTTCGCCAGCATGGGCCTGCTGCCGCTGGACCCGACCGACCTGGAGGCGCGCGCGACCCAACTGCATGCCAGCGCCTGGCTGCTGTGGGTGGTGGCGCTGGTGGCGGCCGCGGCCCTGCTGGGGCTGGGCGCGCGCCGGGATCCCGCCGCGCGCGGCTGGGCCGCGCTGGCATTGGGGATGGCGCTGCTGGTGGCGCTGGGGGCGTTCGCGCTGGACCGGCTGCTGTCGCCGGCGCTGGCGCAGCGGCTGGTGTTCCTGCTGTGGTGGGGCTGGCTGGCGCTGCTGGCCTGCTGGCCGGGTCCGCAGGCGGTCGCGCACCGCGGCTGA